Proteins found in one Pontibacter sp. SGAir0037 genomic segment:
- a CDS encoding NAD(P)-dependent oxidoreductase translates to MTNQIARCLIIDEIHPSIFEMLQEIGIEPDYRPNILPGEVREALQGFDGLIVRSKMRITAETLGLAEQLKFVARAGAGVDNIDAAALQERGIALIGANEGNSQAVGEHTLGMLLSLMRHISTSHQEVKQRIWLREENRGEEISGKTVGIIGYGNMGQSLAKVLSGFGCRLLAYDRYCPDKINDLVESASLEDIQAEADIVSLHIPYTADNHRFADEAFFKAFSKKIWFLNTARGEVVDQGALVSSLKEGKVKGAGLDVLENEKLKTLSPDQKQHFDYLASASNVILTPHIAGWTHESYIKINQVLVAKIAQLSIS, encoded by the coding sequence ATGACAAACCAGATCGCACGTTGCCTCATTATTGACGAAATACACCCCAGTATATTTGAAATGCTGCAGGAAATCGGAATAGAACCTGACTACAGGCCCAATATACTGCCAGGAGAAGTACGGGAGGCGCTACAAGGTTTTGATGGCCTTATTGTACGCAGCAAAATGCGTATAACTGCCGAAACACTGGGTTTAGCCGAACAACTAAAGTTTGTGGCAAGGGCAGGTGCTGGTGTAGATAATATAGATGCAGCGGCACTACAGGAACGGGGTATCGCGCTTATTGGAGCCAATGAGGGCAATAGCCAGGCGGTGGGAGAGCATACGCTGGGTATGCTGCTATCCCTGATGCGCCACATTTCTACCAGCCATCAGGAAGTAAAGCAGCGGATCTGGCTGCGGGAAGAAAACAGGGGAGAGGAGATCAGTGGTAAAACGGTGGGTATTATCGGGTATGGTAACATGGGCCAAAGCCTGGCAAAAGTATTGAGTGGGTTTGGTTGCCGCCTCCTGGCTTATGATCGTTACTGCCCGGATAAAATCAACGATTTGGTTGAGAGTGCAAGTCTGGAAGACATACAGGCTGAGGCAGACATCGTTAGTCTGCATATACCTTATACAGCAGACAATCACCGATTCGCTGACGAAGCATTTTTTAAAGCTTTCAGCAAAAAGATATGGTTTTTAAACACGGCACGCGGTGAAGTGGTAGATCAGGGGGCATTGGTTAGTTCGCTGAAAGAAGGCAAGGTAAAAGGAGCAGGACTGGATGTACTCGAAAACGAAAAGCTAAAGACACTTTCTCCGGACCAAAAGCAGCACTTCGACTACCTTGCTTCTGCCTCCAATGTTATTCTGACGCCTCATATAGCAGGTTGGACCCATGAGTCATACATAAAGATTAACCAGGTGCTTGTGGCTAAAATAGCACAGCTAAGTATCTCGTAA